In Streptomyces durocortorensis, a genomic segment contains:
- a CDS encoding GntR family transcriptional regulator: MGADGGSSGNETGTGTRTARVPKYYRLKRHLLDMTDTLPPGTPVPPERTLAAEFDTSRTTVRQALQELVVEGRLERIQGKGTFVAKPKVSQALQLTSYTEDMRAQGLEPTSQLLDIGYVTADDTLAGLLDISTGGRVLRIERLRLASGEPMAIETTHLSAKRFPALRRSLVKYTSLYTALAEVYDVRLAEAEETIETSLATPREAGLLSTDVGLPMLMLSRHSLDAQGEPVEWVRSVYRGDRYKFVARLKRPND; encoded by the coding sequence ATGGGTGCCGACGGGGGCAGTTCGGGGAACGAGACCGGTACCGGTACGCGCACGGCGCGCGTACCGAAGTACTACCGGCTCAAGCGGCATCTCCTCGATATGACGGACACCCTGCCGCCCGGCACCCCGGTGCCGCCCGAACGCACCCTGGCGGCCGAGTTCGACACCTCGCGCACCACCGTGCGCCAGGCCCTCCAGGAGCTGGTCGTCGAAGGCAGGCTGGAGCGCATCCAGGGCAAAGGCACCTTTGTCGCCAAGCCGAAGGTCTCCCAGGCCCTCCAGCTCACCTCGTACACCGAGGACATGCGCGCCCAGGGACTGGAGCCGACGTCCCAGCTGCTGGACATCGGTTACGTCACGGCGGACGACACGCTCGCCGGTCTGCTGGACATCTCGACGGGCGGCCGGGTGCTGCGCATCGAGCGGCTGCGGCTCGCCAGCGGGGAGCCGATGGCGATCGAGACCACCCACCTTTCGGCCAAGCGCTTCCCGGCGCTGCGCCGTTCGCTGGTGAAGTACACCTCGCTCTACACCGCGCTCGCCGAGGTGTACGACGTCCGCCTCGCCGAGGCCGAGGAGACCATCGAGACCTCCCTGGCCACCCCGCGCGAGGCGGGGCTGCTGAGCACGGACGTGGGCCTGCCGATGCTGATGCTCTCCCGTCACTCACTGGACGCCCAGGGCGAGCCGGTCGAGTGGGTACGGTCCGTCTACCGCGGCGACCGGTACAAGTTCGTGGCCCGCCTGAAGCGCCCCAACGACTGA
- a CDS encoding AfsR/SARP family transcriptional regulator, whose amino-acid sequence MFVHILGPLHATVTDRPVPLGGRRTQTVLAALALEADWAVSVEGLVEAVWGPHPPASARAQIRICVSTLRRAFAAAGAPGLIETHSYGYRLRLGPHDLDSAVFESRVQRARVLSGDGRRAEAALELRDALALWNGPVLAGQTSPALDPGIRRLEELRIRATEERLSLELDLGWHEDVVGELMALTSTYPFRERLHAQLMLALHRSGRTAEALAAYRRIRLTLVEELGIEPGPKLSAMERSILLGECLSA is encoded by the coding sequence GTGTTCGTCCATATCCTGGGCCCCCTCCACGCCACCGTCACCGACCGCCCCGTACCCCTCGGGGGCAGACGGACGCAGACCGTCCTGGCCGCTCTCGCGCTGGAGGCCGACTGGGCCGTCTCGGTCGAGGGCCTCGTCGAAGCGGTCTGGGGCCCCCACCCCCCTGCCAGCGCCCGTGCCCAGATCCGCATCTGCGTCTCCACGCTGCGCCGGGCCTTCGCCGCCGCCGGAGCACCCGGGCTGATCGAGACCCACTCGTACGGCTACCGTCTCCGCCTCGGCCCCCACGACCTGGACTCCGCCGTCTTCGAGAGCCGCGTGCAACGCGCCCGCGTGCTGTCGGGCGACGGCCGCAGGGCCGAGGCCGCGCTGGAGCTCCGCGACGCGCTCGCCCTGTGGAACGGGCCCGTGCTCGCCGGGCAGACGAGTCCGGCCCTCGACCCGGGTATCCGGCGCCTCGAAGAACTGCGGATCCGGGCGACCGAGGAACGCCTCAGCCTCGAACTGGACCTCGGATGGCACGAGGACGTCGTCGGCGAGCTGATGGCCCTGACGTCGACGTACCCCTTCCGTGAGCGGTTGCACGCCCAGCTGATGCTGGCGCTGCACCGCTCCGGCCGGACGGCCGAGGCGCTGGCCGCGTACCGGCGCATCCGTCTGACCCTCGTCGAGGAGCTGGGAATAGAGCCCGGTCCGAAACTCAGCGCGATGGAGCGGTCCATCCTCCTCGGGGAGTGCCTGAGCGCGTGA
- a CDS encoding extracellular solute-binding protein, with translation MKRKLIAAIGAAGMMVSIAACGTDGDTGKDGGKGSGGDKTLTVWVMDGSAPDAWMAEVNKAFEAKHPGVKVKVEKQVWNGIQEKITTSLSEDTPPDVLELGNTQTAGYADTGGLADLTGDKAALGYDGWNKGMVASNELDGKLYSAPWYAANRVVVYDKAAFKNAGVTPPKTRAEWIEGLKKLKAADAKTQPIYLPGQSWYVLAGFVWDEGSDLAVKDGDEWKGNLSSPEAVSAMNFYKELASYSTAPKDKDEATPQQSTDIIPKGGVASWIGLGWEAGGAIDAMKKAGETADFGYFPIPGKTADKPGSVFFGGSNLAIAERSPNKDLAKEWLALAAGKEFMTKYAAATEGALLPNNDAAQFKPAAGSFAEAMALSSVSGKITPVTPGWANVETAPNPIKDYMTKVLKGQDAKAAAEEADKVINERVNQQ, from the coding sequence GTGAAGCGCAAGCTCATCGCGGCTATCGGCGCCGCGGGCATGATGGTCTCTATCGCCGCGTGCGGTACGGACGGCGACACGGGCAAGGACGGCGGCAAGGGGTCCGGGGGAGACAAGACCCTGACCGTCTGGGTCATGGACGGTTCGGCCCCCGACGCATGGATGGCCGAGGTCAACAAGGCCTTCGAGGCCAAGCACCCGGGCGTCAAGGTCAAGGTCGAGAAGCAGGTCTGGAACGGCATCCAGGAGAAGATCACCACCTCCCTCTCCGAGGACACCCCGCCGGACGTCCTGGAGCTCGGCAACACCCAGACCGCCGGCTACGCCGACACCGGCGGCCTCGCCGACCTGACCGGCGACAAGGCCGCGCTGGGCTACGACGGCTGGAACAAGGGCATGGTCGCGTCCAACGAACTGGACGGCAAGCTCTACTCCGCCCCGTGGTACGCCGCCAACCGTGTCGTGGTCTACGACAAGGCGGCCTTCAAGAACGCGGGCGTCACCCCGCCGAAGACCCGCGCCGAGTGGATCGAGGGCCTGAAGAAGCTCAAGGCTGCCGACGCCAAGACCCAGCCCATCTACCTGCCCGGCCAGAGCTGGTACGTTCTCGCCGGCTTCGTCTGGGACGAGGGCAGCGACCTCGCGGTCAAGGACGGCGACGAGTGGAAGGGCAACCTGTCCTCCCCCGAGGCCGTCAGCGCCATGAACTTCTACAAGGAGCTGGCGTCCTACTCCACCGCTCCGAAGGACAAGGACGAGGCGACCCCGCAGCAGTCCACCGACATCATCCCCAAGGGCGGCGTGGCGTCCTGGATCGGTCTCGGCTGGGAGGCCGGCGGCGCGATCGACGCCATGAAGAAGGCCGGCGAGACGGCCGACTTCGGTTACTTCCCGATCCCGGGCAAGACGGCCGACAAGCCGGGCTCCGTGTTCTTCGGCGGGTCGAACCTCGCCATCGCCGAGCGTTCCCCGAACAAGGACCTCGCGAAGGAGTGGCTGGCCCTCGCCGCCGGCAAGGAGTTCATGACGAAGTACGCCGCCGCCACCGAGGGCGCGCTGCTTCCGAACAACGACGCCGCGCAGTTCAAGCCCGCCGCCGGCTCCTTCGCCGAGGCCATGGCCCTCTCCTCCGTCTCCGGCAAGATCACCCCGGTGACGCCGGGCTGGGCGAACGTCGAGACCGCTCCGAACCCGATCAAGGACTACATGACCAAGGTCCTGAAGGGGCAGGACGCCAAGGCCGCGGCCGAGGAGGCCGACAAGGTCATCAACGAGCGCGTCAACCAGCAGTAA
- a CDS encoding carbohydrate ABC transporter permease: MTVDSQGAADAATQDAPGRAAGKSQTPPPPSGPKEVLKPSRGRRSLPSGLLPYLLVAPALLSMAVLLLYPLFRNVVLSFQGVNKREMIRRETPWVGFENYTKLLSDPDFWTVVVRSVVFTAINVALIMVVGSLIGLLLNRLGKKMRLVLSLGLMFAWAMPIIASVTIFRWLFDEQFGVANWVMRTLGFSGYEQHNWFETGFDALTIVLVLLVWGSVPFVALNMYAALTTVGAELYEAAKMDGASGWRTFWSVVFPNLKPFFLITTFLEIIWVFKAFAQVYAMNQGGPDRGSETLPVYAYIEGLGQQHYGLAAAISILTIIMLIVAMSFYFRLILKQEDEQ, encoded by the coding sequence ATGACCGTGGACTCCCAGGGGGCGGCGGATGCCGCTACCCAGGACGCGCCCGGGAGGGCGGCAGGGAAGTCTCAGACTCCGCCACCCCCTTCCGGCCCGAAGGAAGTCCTTAAGCCCTCGCGCGGGAGACGCTCCCTGCCCAGCGGGCTGTTGCCGTACCTGCTCGTCGCGCCGGCGCTGTTGTCCATGGCGGTGCTGCTGCTCTACCCGCTGTTCCGGAACGTGGTCCTCTCCTTCCAGGGGGTCAACAAGCGGGAGATGATCCGGCGCGAGACGCCCTGGGTCGGCTTCGAGAACTACACCAAGCTCCTGAGCGACCCCGACTTCTGGACCGTCGTCGTCCGCTCGGTCGTCTTCACCGCGATCAACGTCGCCCTCATCATGGTCGTCGGCTCCCTGATCGGCCTGCTGCTCAACCGCCTGGGCAAGAAGATGCGGCTCGTGCTCTCCCTGGGCCTGATGTTCGCCTGGGCCATGCCGATCATCGCCTCGGTCACCATCTTCCGGTGGCTCTTCGACGAGCAGTTCGGCGTCGCCAACTGGGTGATGCGTACGCTCGGCTTCTCCGGCTACGAGCAGCACAACTGGTTCGAGACCGGCTTCGACGCACTCACCATCGTCCTGGTGCTGCTCGTCTGGGGCTCGGTCCCCTTCGTCGCCCTCAACATGTACGCGGCCCTCACCACCGTCGGGGCGGAGCTGTACGAGGCCGCCAAGATGGACGGCGCGAGCGGCTGGCGCACTTTCTGGTCGGTGGTCTTCCCGAACCTGAAGCCGTTCTTCCTGATCACCACGTTCCTGGAGATCATCTGGGTCTTCAAGGCGTTCGCCCAGGTCTACGCCATGAACCAGGGCGGCCCCGACCGCGGCTCCGAGACCCTGCCCGTCTACGCCTACATCGAGGGCCTCGGACAGCAGCACTACGGCCTCGCGGCGGCCATTTCGATCCTCACGATCATCATGCTGATCGTCGCCATGTCCTTCTACTTCCGCCTGATCCTGAAGCAGGAGGATGAGCAGTGA
- a CDS encoding glycoside hydrolase family 3 protein — MTTFVHGSDTLTRDALTVLQPGFAGTTAPDWLLRRVGEGLGAVGVFGRNVHSPEQLAALTERLRAEREDILVAIDEESGDVTRLEVVHGSSFPGNYALGSVDDVHLTRSVAQELGRRLAECGVNLNWAPSADVNANVGNPVIGVRSFGADPQLVARHTAAYVEGLQAAGVAACTKHFPGHGDTAVDSHHAIPRIDVDLDTLHARELVPFRAAIAAGSQSVMSAHILLPALDPDRPATVSPQILTGLLREELGYDGLIVTDGIEMEAISKVYGIERGSVLAIAAGCDAICVGGGLCDEETVLRLRDAIVGAVRSGELAEERLADAAARVRALASWTQRARGDVPEPGAEVQEGTAPGTGVSSDIGLVAARRAVRVTGSGDRLTEAAYVATFSPVANIAVGAETPWGVATALTELLPGTDADTYTDESADPVAAALEAAGDRRIVAVVRDEHRHAWMGRALDALLAARPDTVVVEMGLPQSEPRGALYAATHGAARVCGEAAVEAITDTKP, encoded by the coding sequence ATGACCACATTCGTACACGGCTCGGACACCCTGACCCGCGACGCGCTCACGGTGCTCCAGCCCGGATTCGCCGGAACCACCGCACCCGACTGGCTGCTGCGCCGCGTCGGCGAGGGCCTCGGAGCCGTCGGGGTCTTCGGCCGTAACGTCCACTCGCCCGAGCAGCTCGCCGCGCTCACGGAGCGGCTGCGCGCCGAACGCGAGGACATCCTCGTCGCGATCGACGAGGAGAGCGGGGACGTGACACGCCTGGAGGTCGTGCACGGGTCCTCGTTCCCCGGCAACTACGCCCTCGGCTCGGTGGACGACGTCCATCTCACCCGGTCCGTCGCCCAGGAGCTGGGCCGCCGGCTCGCCGAGTGCGGCGTCAACCTCAACTGGGCGCCGTCCGCCGACGTCAACGCCAACGTGGGCAACCCGGTCATCGGCGTACGCTCCTTCGGCGCCGACCCCCAGCTGGTCGCCCGGCACACCGCCGCGTACGTCGAGGGCCTCCAGGCCGCCGGTGTCGCCGCCTGCACCAAGCACTTCCCCGGCCACGGCGACACCGCGGTCGACTCGCACCACGCGATCCCCCGCATCGATGTGGATCTCGACACCCTGCACGCCCGTGAGCTGGTGCCTTTCCGGGCGGCCATCGCCGCGGGTTCCCAATCGGTGATGAGCGCGCATATCCTGCTTCCCGCACTCGACCCCGACCGCCCGGCCACGGTCAGCCCGCAGATCCTCACCGGTCTGCTGCGCGAGGAGCTGGGCTACGACGGCCTGATCGTCACGGACGGCATCGAGATGGAGGCCATCTCCAAGGTCTACGGCATCGAGCGCGGCTCCGTCCTCGCCATCGCCGCGGGCTGCGACGCCATCTGTGTCGGCGGCGGCCTGTGCGACGAGGAGACGGTGCTGCGGCTCCGCGACGCCATCGTCGGGGCCGTACGCAGCGGGGAACTGGCCGAGGAGCGGCTCGCGGACGCGGCCGCCCGAGTACGAGCCCTCGCGTCCTGGACGCAGAGGGCCCGGGGGGATGTCCCGGAGCCGGGCGCGGAAGTGCAGGAGGGGACCGCGCCCGGCACCGGAGTCAGCTCCGACATCGGCCTGGTGGCCGCCCGCCGCGCGGTCCGGGTGACCGGCTCCGGCGACCGGCTGACCGAGGCGGCGTACGTGGCCACGTTCAGCCCGGTGGCGAACATCGCGGTCGGCGCCGAGACCCCGTGGGGTGTCGCGACCGCCCTGACCGAGCTGCTGCCCGGCACCGACGCGGACACGTACACCGACGAGAGCGCCGACCCGGTGGCCGCGGCCCTGGAGGCTGCGGGGGACCGTCGTATCGTCGCCGTCGTCCGTGACGAGCACCGGCACGCCTGGATGGGCAGGGCGCTCGACGCCTTGCTGGCGGCCCGCCCGGACACGGTCGTGGTCGAGATGGGCCTGCCCCAGTCGGAGCCCCGGGGCGCCCTGTACGCGGCCACCCACGGCGCGGCCCGCGTCTGCGGCGAGGCGGCGGTGGAGGCGATCACGGACACGAAGCCCTGA
- a CDS encoding carbohydrate ABC transporter permease → MRTRKPLRPAAVAKNLAALLLTGLFIFPVYWMVSSSLKPQQEILTKDPVFVFTPTFENYTTATGVDLFWTYVTNSLLVTVGAVILALLVALAASFAIARMKFKGRKGIVLIVMMAQMAPWEVMVIAMYMIARDGDMLNSIPLLTMIYFVMVLPFTIWTLRGFIAAVPVELEEAAQIDGCTRGQAFRKVIFPLLAPGLMSTSLFGFITAWNEFAMVLVLNKDKEAQTLTRWLTQFQTAFGNDWGATMAASALFSLPVLVVFLFLQRKAVGGMTAGAVKG, encoded by the coding sequence CTGCGGACCCGCAAGCCCCTCCGGCCGGCCGCGGTGGCGAAGAACCTCGCCGCCCTCCTCCTCACCGGGCTCTTCATCTTCCCCGTCTACTGGATGGTCTCGTCCTCGCTGAAGCCGCAGCAGGAGATCCTCACCAAGGACCCCGTCTTCGTCTTCACGCCGACCTTCGAGAACTACACGACGGCGACCGGCGTCGACCTGTTCTGGACGTACGTCACCAACAGCCTCCTGGTGACCGTCGGCGCGGTGATCCTCGCCCTCCTCGTCGCCCTGGCAGCGAGCTTCGCGATCGCCCGCATGAAGTTCAAGGGCCGCAAGGGGATCGTCCTCATCGTGATGATGGCGCAGATGGCCCCCTGGGAGGTCATGGTCATCGCGATGTACATGATCGCCCGCGACGGCGACATGCTGAACAGCATCCCGCTGCTCACGATGATCTACTTCGTGATGGTCCTCCCCTTCACCATCTGGACCCTGCGCGGCTTCATCGCCGCCGTCCCGGTCGAGCTGGAGGAGGCCGCGCAGATCGACGGCTGCACCCGCGGCCAGGCCTTCCGCAAGGTGATCTTCCCGCTGCTCGCCCCCGGCCTGATGTCGACCTCGCTCTTCGGCTTCATCACCGCCTGGAACGAGTTCGCGATGGTCCTGGTCCTGAACAAGGACAAGGAGGCGCAGACCCTGACGCGCTGGCTGACGCAGTTCCAGACCGCGTTCGGCAACGACTGGGGCGCCACCATGGCCGCCTCCGCGCTCTTCTCGCTCCCCGTGCTCGTCGTCTTCCTCTTCCTCCAGCGCAAGGCCGTCGGCGGCATGACCGCCGGCGCGGTGAAGGGATAA
- a CDS encoding endonuclease/exonuclease/phosphatase family protein, whose translation MTAGSTPPAHAVDPGDTAPAGAVGGDRTAGAARAAVAGEDPGRPRRIARLLRLWYGRLVLAVAALWLLYAVTRVLLSDRWHWSLVLDAVPPLLLLGVPAALLVAAAGACGRRRPLAAGTAALALALALTTGSGLNWPALWRDPGPVPRGALRVVSLNTQYWGKAAGTDRLRAFLGEHPADVYLLQEHVAWTPGLGEEGYARLDDDEALRRQFPGYHIARRGELLTVSRFPVLSQTSVGVPPATDGKDDFGREFLREKVLRTDLAVGDRVLSTYNVHITVPMALDNLNPFSEFDHDAYFRRKDAWRREELRGLERDVAANPHPSVIAGDFNTTAASRALDGLRATATDATPVSGEFLPLSWKYASPGEFSLGGVLDRPLPFFRLDWAFTAGGAEAHRYEFVPTDGLSEHRMQDLWISF comes from the coding sequence ATGACCGCGGGCAGCACACCGCCCGCGCACGCGGTGGATCCCGGGGACACCGCACCCGCCGGGGCAGTCGGAGGGGACAGGACGGCCGGGGCGGCACGCGCGGCGGTGGCGGGGGAGGACCCCGGTCGTCCGCGCCGGATCGCCCGCCTCCTCAGGCTCTGGTACGGCAGGCTCGTCCTCGCCGTCGCGGCGCTGTGGCTGCTGTACGCCGTGACGCGGGTCCTGCTGAGCGACCGCTGGCACTGGTCCCTCGTCCTCGACGCCGTACCACCGCTCCTGCTGCTCGGTGTCCCCGCCGCCCTCCTGGTCGCGGCCGCCGGCGCGTGCGGCCGGCGCCGCCCCCTCGCGGCAGGCACGGCCGCCCTGGCCCTGGCGCTGGCCCTGACCACGGGCTCGGGCCTCAACTGGCCCGCCCTCTGGCGCGATCCCGGCCCGGTGCCGCGCGGCGCGCTGCGCGTGGTGTCGCTGAACACCCAGTACTGGGGGAAGGCGGCCGGTACCGACCGGCTCCGGGCCTTCCTGGGCGAGCATCCGGCCGACGTCTACCTGCTCCAGGAGCACGTCGCCTGGACCCCGGGCCTGGGGGAGGAGGGCTACGCACGGCTCGACGACGACGAGGCGCTGCGCCGGCAGTTCCCCGGCTACCACATCGCCCGCAGGGGCGAACTCCTCACCGTCTCGCGCTTCCCCGTCCTGTCGCAGACCTCCGTGGGCGTCCCTCCCGCCACCGACGGGAAGGACGACTTCGGCCGGGAGTTCCTGCGGGAGAAGGTGCTGCGGACCGATCTCGCGGTCGGTGACCGGGTGCTCAGCACGTACAACGTGCACATCACCGTGCCCATGGCCTTGGACAACCTCAACCCCTTCTCGGAGTTCGACCACGACGCCTACTTCCGCCGCAAGGACGCCTGGCGGCGGGAGGAGCTGCGCGGACTGGAACGGGACGTGGCGGCCAACCCCCACCCGTCGGTGATCGCCGGGGACTTCAACACCACGGCCGCGAGCAGGGCGCTGGACGGGCTGCGCGCCACCGCCACGGACGCCACTCCGGTGAGCGGCGAGTTCCTCCCGCTGAGCTGGAAGTACGCCTCCCCGGGAGAGTTCTCCTTGGGAGGCGTACTCGACCGGCCCCTGCCGTTCTTCCGTCTGGACTGGGCCTTCACGGCAGGCGGGGCCGAGGCGCACCGGTACGAGTTCGTGCCGACCGACGGGCTGTCCGAGCACCGGATGCAGGACCTGTGGATCTCCTTCTGA
- a CDS encoding SIS domain-containing protein produces MSATPPADRSGQGDEPGRIMSGEMAEQPAMLRRILEQGAPRIREVAAEIAAKKPRFVLLTARGTSDNAALYAKYLLEIRLGLPCGLASMSTTTAYGAKPDLRDVLVITVSQSGGSPDLVASTRAARDAGAVTLAVTNNPDSALAAVSEHHIDILAGPEKALPATKTYTASLLSLYLFVEGLAGVDGTQAAASLPDLAGAILGRRAEVKALASRYRFAERMVITSRGYGYPTAKEAALKLMETSYIPALSYSGADLLHGPLAMVDNISPVIAVVTDGRGGEALQPVLDRLRGRGADLFVVGPKAQVEEASAGFSLPTAGVREELQPVLEILPLQMLAYEVTIARGQDPDAPRALAKVTETR; encoded by the coding sequence ATGTCCGCCACCCCACCGGCCGACCGGAGCGGCCAGGGCGACGAGCCCGGCCGCATCATGTCCGGCGAGATGGCCGAGCAGCCCGCGATGCTGCGCCGCATCCTCGAACAGGGCGCGCCCCGCATCCGCGAGGTCGCCGCCGAGATCGCCGCCAAGAAGCCCCGGTTCGTGCTGCTCACCGCCCGGGGTACGTCGGACAACGCGGCGCTCTACGCGAAGTACCTGCTGGAGATCCGGCTCGGGCTGCCCTGCGGACTGGCCTCGATGTCCACCACGACGGCCTACGGGGCCAAGCCCGACCTGCGGGACGTCCTGGTGATCACCGTCAGTCAGTCGGGCGGCTCGCCGGACCTGGTGGCCTCCACGAGGGCCGCCCGGGACGCGGGGGCCGTCACCCTCGCCGTCACCAACAACCCGGACTCGGCGCTCGCCGCCGTCTCGGAGCACCACATCGACATCCTGGCGGGCCCGGAGAAGGCGCTCCCGGCCACCAAGACGTACACCGCGTCCCTCCTCTCCCTCTACCTCTTCGTGGAGGGCCTCGCCGGGGTGGACGGTACGCAGGCCGCCGCGAGCCTGCCCGACCTCGCGGGCGCGATCCTCGGCCGCCGCGCCGAGGTCAAGGCGCTGGCCTCCCGCTACCGCTTCGCCGAGCGCATGGTGATCACCTCGCGCGGCTACGGCTACCCCACGGCCAAGGAAGCGGCGCTGAAGCTGATGGAGACCAGCTACATCCCCGCGCTCTCCTACTCCGGTGCGGATCTGCTGCACGGCCCGCTGGCGATGGTCGACAACATCTCCCCGGTGATCGCCGTGGTCACCGACGGCCGGGGCGGCGAGGCCCTCCAGCCGGTGCTGGACCGGCTGCGGGGCCGGGGCGCGGACCTGTTCGTGGTCGGCCCCAAGGCCCAGGTGGAGGAGGCGTCGGCGGGCTTCTCGCTGCCCACGGCCGGGGTTCGGGAGGAGTTGCAGCCGGTCCTGGAGATCCTGCCGCTCCAGATGCTGGCGTACGAGGTGACGATCGCCCGGGGTCAGGACCCGGACGCCCCGCGCGCCCTGGCCAAGGTCACCGAGACCCGCTGA
- the nagB gene encoding glucosamine-6-phosphate deaminase, producing the protein MEVVIVPDATAGGELIAEAIAALLSRKPDALLGVATGSTPLPIYRALAAKVASGAVDASRARICQLDEYVGLPAGHPESYRSVVLREVVEPLGLSEAAFMGPDGSAEDVQAACEAYDRALAEAGGVDLQLLGIGTDGHIGFNEPCSSLASRTRIKTLTEQTRVDNARFFDNDIDQVPHHVITQGIGTILDSRHPILLATGEGKAEAVAQTVEGPVASIVPASALQLHPHATVVVDEAAASKLKLADYFRATYAAKPSWQGL; encoded by the coding sequence GTGGAAGTTGTCATCGTCCCGGACGCCACGGCAGGCGGCGAACTGATCGCGGAGGCCATCGCAGCCCTGCTCAGCCGCAAGCCCGACGCCCTGCTCGGCGTTGCCACCGGCTCGACTCCGCTGCCCATCTACCGCGCGCTCGCCGCGAAGGTCGCCTCCGGCGCGGTCGACGCGTCGCGCGCCCGGATCTGCCAGCTCGACGAGTACGTCGGACTGCCCGCGGGCCACCCGGAGTCGTACCGATCGGTGGTCCTGCGCGAGGTCGTCGAGCCGCTCGGGCTGTCCGAGGCGGCCTTCATGGGCCCCGACGGCTCGGCCGAGGACGTCCAGGCCGCGTGCGAGGCGTACGACCGGGCGCTGGCGGAGGCGGGCGGCGTCGACCTCCAGCTGCTGGGCATCGGCACCGACGGGCACATCGGCTTCAACGAGCCGTGCTCCTCACTCGCCTCGCGCACCCGGATCAAGACGCTGACCGAGCAGACCCGGGTCGACAACGCGCGGTTCTTCGACAACGACATCGACCAGGTGCCGCACCACGTGATCACCCAGGGCATCGGGACGATCCTGGACTCCCGCCACCCGATCCTGCTGGCCACCGGCGAGGGCAAGGCGGAGGCCGTCGCGCAGACGGTGGAGGGGCCGGTCGCCTCGATCGTGCCCGCGTCGGCGCTCCAGCTGCACCCGCACGCGACGGTGGTGGTCGACGAGGCGGCTGCGTCGAAGCTGAAGCTGGCGGACTACTTCCGGGCCACGTATGCGGCGAAGCCGTCGTGGCAGGGGCTGTAG
- a CDS encoding glycosyltransferase family 2 protein, with the protein MSAPLVSVVVPMYNDRRTIDLCLRSIGEQSYPHIEVIVVDDASTDGCAEIAATHPVQLVRVPENGGPGSSRNEGVRRSRGEIVFFLDADLTMHPEAVAEAVALFDENPSYGAVFGIPDKEPLFDEPLVGQYRILQYHYWRKSAEGLVSGGFYALGAVSRAAFMEAGWFNTALRQTEEIDHAERLAARRPMLLTSRIRGRLSDESRMRPLLRKAFVRSRLRVPFYFDRGRAMQGMETGGRAVASALGGLAVAALPFGFLHPAALLVPLAALTGSVVADLGQYRFALRERGPLFTAFFTGAHLLVNAAVVAGLAVGLAQYAASRRFRRMYQPQESLA; encoded by the coding sequence ATGTCAGCACCTCTCGTGTCGGTCGTCGTCCCGATGTACAACGACCGCCGGACCATCGACCTCTGCCTGCGTTCCATAGGTGAGCAGAGCTATCCCCACATCGAAGTGATCGTCGTCGACGACGCCAGCACCGACGGCTGCGCGGAGATCGCCGCCACCCACCCCGTCCAGCTCGTCCGCGTCCCGGAGAACGGCGGACCCGGCTCCTCCCGCAACGAAGGCGTCCGCCGCTCCAGGGGCGAGATCGTCTTCTTCCTGGACGCCGACCTGACCATGCACCCGGAGGCGGTCGCCGAGGCCGTCGCGCTGTTCGACGAGAACCCCTCGTACGGCGCGGTGTTCGGCATCCCCGACAAGGAGCCGCTGTTCGACGAGCCGCTCGTCGGCCAGTACCGCATCCTCCAGTACCACTACTGGCGCAAGAGCGCCGAAGGCCTGGTCAGCGGGGGCTTCTACGCGCTGGGCGCGGTCAGCAGGGCCGCCTTCATGGAGGCCGGGTGGTTCAATACCGCGCTGCGGCAGACCGAGGAGATCGACCACGCGGAACGGCTGGCCGCCCGGCGGCCCATGCTGCTCACGTCCCGGATCAGGGGCCGGCTGTCCGATGAGAGCCGGATGCGGCCCCTGCTGCGCAAGGCGTTCGTCCGCAGCCGGCTCCGGGTGCCGTTCTACTTCGACCGGGGCCGCGCCATGCAGGGCATGGAGACCGGCGGCCGTGCCGTCGCCTCCGCGCTGGGCGGCCTGGCCGTCGCGGCCCTGCCGTTCGGGTTCCTCCATCCGGCGGCCCTCCTGGTGCCGCTGGCCGCCCTCACCGGGTCCGTGGTCGCGGACCTCGGGCAGTACCGCTTCGCGCTCCGTGAGCGCGGTCCGCTCTTCACCGCGTTCTTCACCGGCGCGCACCTGCTGGTGAACGCGGCGGTCGTGGCGGGTCTCGCCGTCGGTCTCGCGCAGTACGCGGCGAGCCGGCGCTTCCGGCGCATGTACCAGCCGCAGGAGAGCCTGGCATGA